CCTATTTTATCAAGCGGTACAATGTCTTTTACAAATTCAGTGTTAGGAATTTGTCCAATTTCAACAAAAATTCCAGATATTTTAAGTTCTTTTAACTCTCCAGTATTCAGGTCTTTATAAGTTATTCCTTCTACAAATTTATCACCCAATACTTCGAAAAGTTCTAC
Above is a window of Bacteroidales bacterium DNA encoding:
- a CDS encoding FAD-dependent oxidoreductase, which produces VELFEVLGDKFVEGITYKDLNTGELKELKISGIFVEIGQIPNTEFVKDIVPLDKIGRIKIDPWTSKTELAGIWAAGDCTNILYHQNNIAAGDAVKALEDIYLHLHAR